A genomic region of Zea mays cultivar B73 chromosome 6, Zm-B73-REFERENCE-NAM-5.0, whole genome shotgun sequence contains the following coding sequences:
- the LOC100284518 gene encoding seed maturation protein: MSKAKLPHVETDSSGDDDGPKPRLVFRRRMRTPVKLLGGRKVSDVLLWRNRNLSAGILAGATLVWFLFDVAEYNVVTLLCHVALLGMVLLFVWSNAAPLLDRPPPQIPEVIVSEHAFREAARTTHYRLAHFVSVLYDVACGKDLKKFLMVIGSLWILAILGDTCSFTTLLYGGLLCALTLPALYERYEAEVDHLVAKGREDLKKFYRKVDSNVLNKIPRGPVKTKAL; encoded by the exons ATGTCTAAAGCCAAGCTTCCTCACGTCGAGACGGATTCTTCCGGCGACGACGATGGGCCGAAGCCAAGGCTAGTGTTCCGTAGACGCATGCGCACACCAGTTAAGCTGCTCGGTGGCCGGAAAG TCTCGGACGTCCTGCTATGGAGGAACAGGAACCTGTCAGCGGGGATCCTCGCGGGGGCGACGCTGGTCTGGTTCCTGTTCGACGTGGCGGAGTACAACGTGGTGACGCTCCTTTGCCACGTCGCGCTGCTCGGGATGGTCCTGCTCTTCGTCTGGTCCAACGCCGCGCCTCTCCTTGACAG GCCGCCTCCACAGATCCCGGAGGTGATCGTTTCTGAACACGCGTTCAGAGAAGCTGCGCGGACCACCCATTACAGACTGGCTCACTTTGTATCCGTCCTCTACGACGTTGCGTGCGGGAAGGATCTCAAGAAGTTCCTCATG GTGATTGGTTCTCTGTGGATACTGGCGATACTTGGAGACACATGCAGCTTCACGACGCTGTTATATGGCG GGCTTTTGTGTGCTCTGACTTTACCGGCGCTGTACGAGAGATACGAAGCCGAGGTGGACCATCTTGTGGCCAAGGGACGCGAAGACCTCAAGAAATTCTACAGGAAGGTTGACTCCAACGTGCTCAACAAGATACCAAGAGGCCCTGTCAAGACAAAGGCTCTCTGA
- the LOC100284199 gene encoding nonspecific lipid-transfer protein precursor produces MAKPSQVLVSALAAWAVVLLLLCAAAPRGADAATACDAAQLTPCAGAIIGSSPPTAACCSRLREQQPCLCTYARDPKLQRYVSSPNGKNAMAACKVPVPSC; encoded by the coding sequence ATGGCGAAGCCTTCGCAGGTGCTGGTGTCGGCGCTCGCCGCCTGGGCGGTGGTCCTGCTGCTGCTGTGCGCCGCCGCGCCGCGGGGCGCCGACGCGGCCACGGCGTGCGACGCCGCGCAGCTGACCCCGTGCGCGGGCGCCATCATCGGGAGCTCGCCGCCCACCGCGGCGTGCTGCAGCAGGCTCAGGGAGCAGCAGCCGTGCCTGTGCACGTACGCGCGCGACCCCAAGCTGCAGCGCTACGTCAGCTCGCCCAACGGCAAGAACGCCATGGCCGCGTGCAAGGTGCCCGTGCCGTCGTGCTAA